Proteins encoded in a region of the Pelmatolapia mariae isolate MD_Pm_ZW linkage group LG6, Pm_UMD_F_2, whole genome shotgun sequence genome:
- the LOC134629751 gene encoding CD209 antigen-like protein C, with product MDTVLLHRLYNNLTSERNQLLTSYNNLKTEKDQLLTSYNNLTIEREQLLTSYDNLKTEKDQLLTSYNNLTTKREELLTSYNNLKTEKDQLLTSYNNLTTEQEQLLTSYNNLKTEKDQLLTSYNNKVKERDQLQTRFEDMTKNRDNLQRKLQDCRGNWVAFSDSLYQVSSEQKSWEESRQDCLQKGSDLMIINSREEQNFANQFKKYLWIGLTDSETDGRWKWVDGTQMTTSYWNSGEPNGARTENCGQIKAYDSQNSWNDETCSNKHFWICEKRDSP from the exons ATGGACACAGTGTTGCTACACAGGCTTTACAACAACTTGACCAGCGAGAGAAACCAGTTACTGACCAGTTACAACAACTTGAAAACTGAAAAGGACCAATTGCTGACCAGTTACAACAACCTGACAATCGAACGAGAACAGTTACTGACCAGTTACGACAACTTGAAAACTGAAAAGGACCAATTGCTGACCAGTTACAACAACCTGACAACCAAACGAGAAGAGTTACTGACCAGTTACAACAACTTGAAAACTGAAAAGGACCAATTGCTGACCAGTTACAACAACCTGACAACCGAACAAGAACAGTTACTGACCAGTTACAACAACTTGAAAACTGAAAAGGACCAATTGCTGACCAGTTACAACAACAAAGTTAAAGAGAGAGACCAGCTCCAGACAAGATTTGAAGACATGACCAAAAATAGAGACAATCTTCAGAGAAAGCTTCAAG ATTGCCGAGGAAACTGGGTGGCCTTCAGTGATAGTTTGTACCAAGTGTCTTCAGAGCAGAAATCTTGGGAAGAAAGCAGACAAGACTGTCTTCAAAAAGGTTCAGACCTGATGATTATCAACAGCCGAGAagaacag AATTTTGCTAACCAGTTCAAGAAGTATTTGTGGATTGGACTGACTGACTCAGAGACAGACGGAAGATGGAAATGGGTGGATGGGACTCAAATGACCACAAG CTACTGGAATAGTGGTGAACCAAATGGTGCCAGAACGGAAAATTGTGGACAGATAAAGGCTTACGACTCGCAAAACAGCTGGAATGATGAAACATGTTCCAATAAACACTTCTGGATATGTGAGAAGAGAGATTCTCCATAA